The genome window TTAATGGTATTTCCCCGTCATGATTCATTAGAATCTTTAATTCATGtaattttattactaaaatGAACTAAAACTCATCAATTTATGTTAGGTCCATTGCTATACAAAGGATGGTACCATTTGTTCTATCAATACAACCCATATGGTGCAGTATGGGGCAACATTGTTTGGGGTCATGCAGTTTCAAGGGACCTAATACATTGGCGCCACCTCCCGCTCGCAATGGTCCCTGACCACTGGTACGATATTAATGGTGTCTGGACAGGGTCCGCCACAGTGCTCGAAGATGGTCAGCTTGTCATGCTATATACCGGATCGACAAATGAGTCGGTTCAAGTTCAAAATCTTGCATACCCTGCTGACCCGGTGGATCCTCTCCTCGTCGATTGGGTAAAGTATTCCGGTAACCCGGTCTTAGTCCCTCCACCAGGGGTAGAAGTTAAGGACTTTCGTGATCCAACCACTGCATGGTTGACACCGGAAGGGATGTGGCGCATAGCTATTGGCTCTAAGGTTAACAAAACTGGGATATCATTGATATATGACACTAATGACTTTAAAACCTTTAAACTTCTAGATGGAGTGCTCCGGGGGGTTCCGGGCACAGGTATGTGGGAATGCGTGGATTTCTACCCAGTGTCCAAGATCATGGAAAACGGGCTGGATACATCGGTTAATGGTCCCGGAGTTAAGCATGTTATGAAGACTAGTCTTGATGATGACAGGAATGACTACTATGCTCTTGGAAGTTATGATAGTGATGCTGGAATATGGACCCCTGATGATCCAAAAATAGATGTTGGCATTGGGTTGAGATACGATTACGGGATTTTCTACGCATCAAAGACGTTTTACGACAAAGCGAAAAATAGAAGAATCTTGTGGGGGTGGATCAAAGAGACGGATAGTGAAAAGGCTGATATCCAAAAGGGTTGGTCATCACTTCAGGTAAATTAGCATCTTCACTTATCACATCATATTTAACCTGTAACTCGTTATgatgaaatgaatatttttaatttgaaaaataggCTATTCCAAGGACAATATTGTTCGACAAAAAGACAGGCAGTAACATTCTCCAGTGGCCAGTGAAGGAGGTGGAAAGATTGAGGCAGAAAAAGAACGTTTTCGACAAGGTGGAGGTGAAAGCTGGTTCTGTTGTACACCTTGACGTTTGCTCTGCTTCTGATCAGGTTTGAAGCTTACAATTTTTTCGTATAGCTACAGAAAAAAATTGATGCTATTTCGAGTTTCTTTTGATTGGTTGTTTCCTCGTAGAATGATCATTGATATTTTGCAGCTTGACATTGCGGCCGAGTTTGAAGTGGATCAGGAGGCTTTGAGTGGCTTAGAAGGAACAGAAATGACCTACAGTTGCTCCAGCAGTGCTACCAGAGGTGCATTAGGACCATTTGGTTTGCTGGTTCTGGCCAATGATGCCCTATCAGAGCAAACTCCAGTTTACTTCTATATTTCAAAGGATACACAAGGAAATTTCAAGACATTCTTCTGTGCTGATCACTCGAGGTGAAATTTCAAACCTATAGGACGGATTTCTAGGGggtgaaattttcatttataaggACATtgattatgcataaaatttccaaatctCTTCGTCTGATCAATCCATCTACTGTTGGATTTTCTCTTGTTTCTCACTTCATCCATAATCAAATCGAGTTTGAACATGATTATTTCCTCGTCACGTGTTCTGTTTATAGGTCTTCTGAGGCAACTGATGTGGACAAGAGGATCTATGGAAGCACAGTACCAGTACTAAAAGGCGAAAAACTATCTATGAGAATACTTGTAAGTTCGAATTGTCGGTAATCTTGTTGTTGCAAATTCAACAAGGGAAACAAAACCGTAAAAGCTGAAACAAATCTGGTTCTGTGCAGGTTGATCATTCGATAGTCGAGAGCTTTGCTCAAGGAGGTAGAACATGCATCACATCACGTATATATCCGACGAAAGCCATATATGAAGATGCGAAAATCTTCTTGTTCAACAATGCTACCGATGCGGGGATCACTGCATCTCTACAAATATGGCAAATGAGCGCTGCATATGCCCATTGACCTCAACTTTCCAGCCCAATCTTTATTCATTTACCGTTACCTTTAGAATGTATTGAGTTAAGCAAttcttgttattatttttgttctATTAATAACGATGCATGTAGATACTTTCCATAATTTCAAGAGAGTTGtgtttctaatttttttcaaattgaaaattcttcgattcatttgtaattttaatcatattccATGATTTCCATTTCTTCAATTCATCCGATAACAAGTGACACTACACaaatcaaaaagaaaaagaaaaaggaaaaagtcaAAGGAGTAAAAAATGTGGCTTGAAGTAAGCGAAGCAAAACATATCCACAATTCTGTTTATCCAATTGTACTGTCTTTTTCCCGGCTGATCAAATTCCCAGAGCAAAATAAACTCTTTCTGGAAAATGGCGCTCAGTTCGATCTCATTGCTGCCCTTGAGTTCCATCAATaaaatttcttcctcgaaaaTTTCTGATAAAAATCTCACTTCTTTCCATGTCTCTTCAAAGCCCTCGTCTGTTTCTTGTCAATATGAAACTGAAAAGGGAAAACCTGGCACAGGTGATCTTCTTGCCTTtctgttaattattttatttgggtaTTTTATGCTCTGTTTTAAAACCTCTCTTAAGATTGTTTTATTGCAGTTTAATTGATAAATGATGGAATATTTCTTGATATTAATACTCCGATATTGCAGAGCCTAAGTGGTGGCGAAATTTTGTTTCAACATCTTtggcggcggcggcggtggCTGCATTTAGCTCTGACATACCAGCTGTTGCTGATCTTAATAAATTCGAAGCTGAAACTCGGGGTGAATTCGGGATTGGATCAGCTGCTCAATATGGTTCAGCAGACCTCAAGTGTGTTCTCGTCAAGATTCTTGTTCTGTATTTTAATGATTTGCTTGTATTCAAGAGAATTAACAGCCATGTTCcttgtttgttttttatttgtGTAGGAAAGCAGTTCACGTGAATGAGAATTTCAGGTAATTTTCTTCACATAAGATGAACATGAACTTTAGATAATCGAAATTGAGCTTGAAAACTATTGAATGCTTTCCGGAATTTAAATGTTTAATGCACAGTTCAGTATTCAGTGGCAACGATGAGTTTCTTAGTCTACGATTGCTTTTGCTCAATATTTCCTTTACACATTTGATTCATCGTTGCCTTCTATTCACATAAGTTGATATGTCTGATACAGAAGAGCCAATTTCACATCTGCTGATATGAGGGAATCGAACTTCAGTGGTTCAACTTTCAATGGTGCATATCTAGAGAAAGCAGTTGCATACAAAGCTAATTTCACGGGTACTTTTACTTTTCTTCCCAAAACTATGCACGAAAATTTGATTCCCGATTCCGTTAGGTTATACATTTTATGCCGTAGTGTGCGGAGCACTGAAGGATGTTTGGTATGAAACATTCATATGCCCTCTCGGAATTTGGATGTCTAACGAAAATAAGCAACTACGCGTTGGTTTTATCCGCAACAAGAACCAAATTATACACGGTTTGCTATAAAAACAACTACCTAATGATCCTGTGGCGTTAAAGAAAATTAGGATTTTTTCAGCCTCTGGACTAGGCATAATGAGCAGTTGAAGAATCTTGCTAGTGTTGTTTAatatctggtatttgatttttttcatcGGGGCATCTTGCGGACCTTGACTATGTAATCAATCTTAACTTATGGAACTAGCCTAGTCGGGGCTTTGCGAAAGAGGCAACTTCCCTTTCCTGACAGAATAATTTGCATCAACTTTAGGTTCTGTTTGAATATAATTAGCTCGCACATGATTGAAAGGTTTGTTTGTCGATAACTTGAGTCAATTATCTCTGGGCGAGATAGATGCTTGCGTTTTGAGCTTGGCCAGTTTCCTAGAGATTGCGTGATTCATATATCAGAGAGTTGAATACAATTTACTATCCTTTAACTTGTCTTAAAATTGTGCCTGTTTTCTGCAGGTGCTGATTTGAGTGACACCCTAATGGATCGAATGGTAAGCCAAGAAAACCTTGTGTTCTGTCAGTTAGTTTTTCTATCGATAAGGATTTAAATATAGCATCTTCAGTAATCTGAGAGATGTTTATTCAAAGGCTGTCATGCAATTAAGGAAACCTCATGACTCTTTATTTATATCTATTACACTTATTCATTCCTTGTATTTTTCCTTGCAATCATTGGTACCAGAACTCCAaccatgtttaaattttttataatgacCCTCCTTGAGTGCAAGTGTGATACTTTATATAAATTTGTTAGAGTTTGTTGGTATTTATTATTCATGACAAGTCAATGTTGACCTGTGAACAAACGGTGAACTACTTTTTGTGACGTTTAGTTTGGTTTCTTGGGACTGCTAACTCGAAAGTCTTGAGAATGTAGTTTAAATGAATTCTAAAAATGTATTTGATAACATATGTGCAGGTACTAAATGAAGCTAATCTAACAAACGCTGTGCTGGTTAGATCTGTCCTCACACGGAGTGATCTTGGGGGTGCCATAATTGAAGGTGCTGATTTCAGTGATGCGGTTATAGACCTTCTCCAGAAACaagtatatatttatttcaaaagtTATTTGCTATACATTTCgtttcctttcttttttgtcACAAAAAGATTTATGaagtttattattatatattaacaCAAACTAGTGTATATATAAGACCTGAATTTTTGTGTATTTACAAGGTTAGAAAGACAATGCTTACATACGTTTGGGTTTTTATCCAGGCACTTTGCAAGTATGCGAGTGGCACCAATCCTGTAACAGGAATGAGCACCAGAAAAAGTCTCGGCTGTGGGAATACCCGACGAAATGCATATGGTTCTCCATCTTCTCCTCTTCTGAGTGCTCCTCCACCCAAACTCCTTGATCGTGACGGTTTTTGCGATCCAGAAACTGGACTATGTGATGCTAGCTGAATTACATTGATTTATGCATGTGTACATGAGGTAGAAGAAAATATGAGGCAACATTTGTTTTTTTGGGCCTCGAAACAGTCGGTACACGGGTAAATGGGTAATGTGTGTCAATTTTTTCAAGCATTATTTGTGCTCCTTTTTCATCAGTAAACCTGCTGTTTCACGTCTGATTATTATTATCTTGTGTCCATTATTTATGAAAACACGATcaattcaaatttttgaagaattcAATATAGTTCTTTTACTAAATCTTTACACCCATCGGACTTGCATCAACTGATATTTATTTTCTCTAAGTTGAAGCTTGAACGTAATTCACATCTCAAGCAactcaaatcaaatatatatttgcatTAAAGAGCACTTGACAACTTCAGTTCGGTGCAGTACCATACATTCTTATTAGAAAGCTCCAGAAATTTATATTATCCTGAAGtatatattatacatgttatgatACCAATTTCTTTACTAACAATTTCTTGATCAATTTGGGAAGCTCGCTGATTCAGAAACCTGATCAGAATCCTCATTGGAATTGTTAACCCCATCTTGACTCAGCTGAGATGCAACAAACTTGTCGAGCAATCGCCAGTCAGTCACTTGCTCAAGTACGGTCTGATTGTTGTAAAGTGCGTTAGCATCCATTGGAATATTATTGCTTTCTTCAAGTCGTTCTTCTTGGAAACCATATGGGACGTCTACCGAGCTGCCACAGTGAGCATTATTCACTGTGGGTGGTGGTGGTATTTTTGGACTTTCTAGATAGGGAAGCTTGAGAAATGCTGCATCATGTTCAGGAATGTTGTATTGCGATTCGAGTTCTTGTTTGCAGGTATAGTGAGGATGAAATATTAGCTTAGGTGAATCGAAATATGGCATGAAGGAAACTCGATCGTCGCAGCTATACCAACGTACCGAGTCGTGTTCTTCGTCGTATCGTATGGTAGCAGCAATTCTTTTCTTGAACACCCTACACACTGCCCATCCTTCTTCCTGGTAAAATATGAGGATCATTATAATATTTCaataaaagaaaaccaaaaactGTTCTCAACATGTAAGTTAGATTGGGAAAATGAATTTATCTGATGTGAAATTtgtattctttaaataattagGTATAAAACCTTTATCCTTTAAATTTGACAGGAGACATTAATCAAAACATGCAAGACATGCACTTGCCTGAGGAGTTCCATTTTCATCGGTTTCGAGTCGATATTCATGCATGATCCAGTTGGATTTTAGGCCGTTCGGGGCTCGACCTTTGTAAAATACCAAAGTTTTTCTCATGCCAATCAAATTATGCTTAGAATAGATAGCCTTGTCTCTTCCTGTAGCTTTCCAGAATCCAGCTTTAGTAGCTCGATTAGAGCGGGTTCCCGTTGGATATTTCTTATCCTTGTGGCTGAAGAAGTAATAATCATCCTGTTCTTCAGTTCCAATCCTGCACAGTTCTGGTTTTCATTCAAGGATTAAAATGAAATCGTATATGATCTTACCGTGAACACTGAAAGACGCTAATCAATTAAGCCGCTCACGAGTCACGACCTTTTTTGACTGACACGAACACGATAAATTTCATTTAGGTTGTATTTGGATggattttgattatatttttatggttaacaatgaaacaatatattaaattttaaattcatatctAGCTTATTTACACAATTATAACACAAagtataataaatttgaaatgcaTCTATTATGGgtgaaattgaaatttatcaaAACTAACATGAAATAGTATATAAACATGGAAGACgttgatttgaaatttatgatattctttctttaaactacaaaaatatatttgaaatccacTAATCCAAGCATAATCTTACATTATATATACCATCAAAATCAAGGAGAGCctgaaatgtaaatttttttttttaaaaaaaatataaagatataCAAGATTCACAAAGTCGAGCTTGATGATCCTGAAGTGTAATACGAACGTACCTtgaagatcccatggctctatTTTGTATAAATCGACATCTTTTATGACATCTAGATCAATTTCTATTGAAGCAATCTTTTTTCTGAGATAGTAATCGACTAATTCTTCATCCGTGGGGTGAAATCTAAATCCAGGAGGAACATTTGAAAAAGAATTCATTTTCTTCCAATATTGTCTCAGGTTCCACGCCTGCAACATGAGTTAAGAACGTTGTGATACTATTGAAGATATCAAAATTTCTAGCAAGAAAATAAttcgttaattttattttatctcatTTCTTGAAACACGACCCCATGCACATACTATTAATTTCTTACTAATGTAATTTCCTTCACGTGCATGAACCATTATAAAACGTACACAAGATCAGTCCAATATTGCCACAGCAGACGGACTataatattattgaaaaaatatgaactttataattattgatataatatcaaattttaagtTCTAAAATAATGAacttatttcataaataatgataaaaaaattatatttttaactaCTGATCATATAATACTCCACATTTTAGTTGTTAGTAACATGCTTCAAACATTATCGAGTATTTTGgaacaaaaaaaacataatttgctATATATGGATATGTGTAATCATTTCATCTTtctgtgtttaaataaaaacaaaataagatAGCTATATATAATAACTGGTAATTTCTTTGTTTATTTAATGAATGATGAAAAATGAAGAGGTATGTGATCCATTAAGTTATATTTGCCAGCCTCATGGGGAAAAACATGCAACCTTTAAATCACTTGATGATTATATATAGGTGTAGGTAAAAGCAACTCGAGTTTGCTTTTGCTCGAGGcatgaaaaattaataaagacA of Primulina huaijiensis isolate GDHJ02 unplaced genomic scaffold, ASM1229523v2 scaffold43071, whole genome shotgun sequence contains these proteins:
- the LOC140969904 gene encoding NAC domain-containing protein 7-like, whose amino-acid sequence is MNSFSNVPPGFRFHPTDEELVDYYLRKKIASIEIDLDVIKDVDLYKIEPWDLQELCRIGTEEQDDYYFFSHKDKKYPTGTRSNRATKAGFWKATGRDKAIYSKHNLIGMRKTLVFYKGRAPNGLKSNWIMHEYRLETDENGTPQEEGWAVCRVFKKRIAATIRYDEEHDSVRWYSCDDRVSFMPYFDSPKLIFHPHYTCKQELESQYNIPEHDAAFLKLPYLESPKIPPPPTVNNAHCGSSVDVPYGFQEERLEESNNIPMDANALYNNQTVLEQVTDWRLLDKFVASQLSQDGVNNSNEDSDQVSESASFPN
- the LOC140969906 gene encoding acid beta-fructofuranosidase-like, whose amino-acid sequence is MSHPNTFREFRNSETDDSFSSCPRTPLLDSAPVHPSKNRRRPSTVILLLMLGMLGVALLVVVAVKNGNGPDEEVVNPSDCDGTRLSEKTRPVARGVAEGVSAKSFWSLLQAGPTYPWTAKLLAWQTTAFHFQPIKNWMNDPNGPLLYKGWYHLFYQYNPYGAVWGNIVWGHAVSRDLIHWRHLPLAMVPDHWYDINGVWTGSATVLEDGQLVMLYTGSTNESVQVQNLAYPADPVDPLLVDWVKYSGNPVLVPPPGVEVKDFRDPTTAWLTPEGMWRIAIGSKVNKTGISLIYDTNDFKTFKLLDGVLRGVPGTGMWECVDFYPVSKIMENGLDTSVNGPGVKHVMKTSLDDDRNDYYALGSYDSDAGIWTPDDPKIDVGIGLRYDYGIFYASKTFYDKAKNRRILWGWIKETDSEKADIQKGWSSLQAIPRTILFDKKTGSNILQWPVKEVERLRQKKNVFDKVEVKAGSVVHLDVCSASDQLDIAAEFEVDQEALSGLEGTEMTYSCSSSATRGALGPFGLLVLANDALSEQTPVYFYISKDTQGNFKTFFCADHSRSSEATDVDKRIYGSTVPVLKGEKLSMRILVDHSIVESFAQGGRTCITSRIYPTKAIYEDAKIFLFNNATDAGITASLQIWQMSAAYAH
- the LOC140969905 gene encoding thylakoid lumenal protein TL20.3, chloroplastic, with the protein product MALSSISLLPLSSINKISSSKISDKNLTSFHVSSKPSSVSCQYETEKGKPGTEPKWWRNFVSTSLAAAAVAAFSSDIPAVADLNKFEAETRGEFGIGSAAQYGSADLKKAVHVNENFRRANFTSADMRESNFSGSTFNGAYLEKAVAYKANFTGADLSDTLMDRMVLNEANLTNAVLVRSVLTRSDLGGAIIEGADFSDAVIDLLQKQALCKYASGTNPVTGMSTRKSLGCGNTRRNAYGSPSSPLLSAPPPKLLDRDGFCDPETGLCDAS